From a single Paraburkholderia sp. D15 genomic region:
- the tolA gene encoding cell envelope integrity protein TolA, with product MIRKNSEYPLQPPRERGTGRAFVFALVMHALLGFFLYHGIQWQNSTPEGAEAELWTEVPDTAIPRPVPTPPVQVAPTPPVPDEQADIALQEKKRQQQEAARQAQLAEQLRQQKLQAQQEAEAKRQQQLAADQAAQKAAALKQKQLQQQQQQQQQQQAEKLKQQQLAEQQKQQQLKEQQKQAEAEAQKKADAQKAAKAKAQADAAAQAKKVDAERRARLAQMMQGIAGGTGSTDGLGKSGTGSGSGGTATSPGYSDKVRRAVRPHISWGGETAGLETVVSVRCSPTGTLLDATIQRSSGNSAWDDAALRAVQRTDPMPQDINGKTPTSFLITLKPAG from the coding sequence ATGATCCGCAAGAATTCCGAATACCCGCTCCAGCCACCGCGTGAACGCGGCACAGGGCGAGCCTTTGTGTTCGCGCTGGTGATGCATGCGCTGCTCGGGTTTTTTCTGTATCACGGCATCCAGTGGCAAAACAGCACGCCGGAAGGCGCGGAAGCGGAGTTGTGGACCGAAGTGCCGGATACGGCGATTCCGCGTCCCGTTCCGACGCCGCCCGTGCAGGTCGCCCCTACCCCGCCGGTGCCGGACGAACAGGCCGACATCGCGCTGCAGGAAAAGAAACGCCAGCAGCAGGAAGCGGCGCGTCAGGCTCAGCTGGCCGAACAGTTGCGTCAGCAGAAGCTGCAGGCGCAGCAGGAAGCCGAGGCGAAACGTCAGCAGCAACTGGCCGCCGACCAGGCCGCGCAGAAGGCTGCGGCGCTGAAGCAGAAACAGCTTCAACAACAGCAGCAACAGCAACAACAGCAGCAGGCCGAGAAGCTCAAGCAACAGCAACTGGCCGAGCAGCAGAAGCAGCAGCAACTGAAAGAACAGCAGAAGCAGGCTGAAGCCGAAGCGCAGAAAAAGGCCGATGCGCAGAAGGCAGCGAAAGCGAAGGCTCAAGCCGACGCCGCCGCGCAAGCGAAGAAGGTCGATGCCGAGCGCCGTGCTCGCCTCGCGCAGATGATGCAAGGTATAGCCGGCGGTACGGGCTCGACCGATGGGCTTGGCAAGAGTGGGACGGGTAGTGGCTCGGGTGGGACCGCCACGTCGCCGGGTTACTCGGACAAGGTCCGTCGCGCTGTGCGTCCGCACATTTCCTGGGGTGGTGAAACGGCCGGTCTGGAGACGGTGGTTTCCGTGCGCTGCTCGCCGACCGGTACGCTGCTCGACGCAACGATTCAGCGCAGTAGCGGCAACTCGGCGTGGGACGACGCAGCGCTACGCGCCGTCCAGCGTACGGACCCGATGCCGCAGGATATCAACGGCAAGACGCCGACCAGCTTCCTGATTACCTTGAAGCCGGCTGGTTGA
- the tolR gene encoding protein TolR, producing MAGSRSSSMRGSRQRRAMADINVVPYIDVMLVLLVIFMVTAPLVAPSIVNLPTVGGAAPQQQTPPVIVNIRADGNMNVKYKDDSGAQQQEDMTKADLHGFIADRAQSHPDQPVVIAADKTVKYEVVMNVMSELKAQGVKRVGLLVKSQ from the coding sequence ATGGCAGGCTCTCGTTCCTCCAGCATGCGCGGCAGCCGGCAACGCCGCGCGATGGCCGACATCAACGTCGTGCCGTACATCGACGTGATGCTCGTGCTGCTCGTGATCTTCATGGTCACCGCGCCGCTCGTCGCTCCGTCGATCGTCAATCTGCCCACCGTCGGCGGCGCCGCGCCGCAACAGCAAACGCCGCCCGTGATCGTGAACATCCGCGCGGACGGCAACATGAACGTCAAGTACAAGGACGATTCCGGCGCGCAGCAGCAGGAAGACATGACGAAGGCCGACCTGCACGGTTTCATCGCCGACCGCGCACAATCGCATCCAGATCAGCCCGTCGTGATCGCCGCCGACAAGACCGTGAAATACGAAGTCGTCATGAACGTGATGTCCGAGCTGAAGGCTCAAGGCGTCAAACGCGTCGGCTTGCTCGTCAAATCGCAATGA
- the tolQ gene encoding protein TolQ yields the protein MNTTQDLSIVSLVLNASLLAQAVMALLLLLSLLSWTFIFRKWFAIRRARAQTERFERDFWSGGDLQALYQSAANNRHTIGALERIFESGMREFLKGKEKRLNDPGAILDGARRAMRAAFQREMDVLEANLAFLASVGSVSPYIGLFGTVWGIMNAFRGLANVQQATLANVAPGIAEALTATAIGLFAAIPAVVAYNRYAHDIDRLAIRFETFIEEFSNILQRQAQ from the coding sequence ATGAACACTACACAAGATCTGTCGATCGTTTCACTCGTACTCAATGCGAGCCTGCTGGCGCAGGCCGTGATGGCGCTGCTGCTGTTGCTGTCGCTGTTGTCGTGGACCTTCATCTTCCGCAAGTGGTTTGCGATCCGCCGGGCGCGCGCGCAGACTGAACGCTTCGAACGCGATTTCTGGTCGGGCGGCGACCTGCAGGCGCTTTATCAAAGCGCCGCCAACAACCGTCACACGATCGGCGCGCTGGAACGCATTTTCGAATCCGGCATGCGCGAATTTCTGAAAGGCAAGGAAAAACGCCTGAACGATCCGGGCGCGATTCTCGACGGCGCGCGCCGCGCGATGCGCGCCGCGTTCCAGCGTGAAATGGACGTGCTCGAGGCCAACCTCGCGTTTCTCGCGTCGGTCGGCTCGGTCAGCCCGTATATCGGTCTGTTCGGCACGGTGTGGGGGATCATGAATGCGTTCCGCGGTCTCGCCAACGTTCAGCAGGCTACGCTCGCGAACGTCGCGCCCGGCATCGCCGAAGCGCTGACGGCCACCGCGATCGGCCTCTTCGCCGCGATTCCGGCCGTGGTCGCGTACAACCGCTACGCGCACGACATCGACCGTCTGGCGATCCGCTTCGAGACCTTCATCGAAGAGTTCTCGAACATCCTGCAGCGCCAGGCACAGTAA
- the ybgC gene encoding tol-pal system-associated acyl-CoA thioesterase: protein MRRMNMSTSQPGAEIGYTWPIRVYYEDTDAGGIVFYANYLKFFERARTEWLRACGVDQNRLAEETGAIFIVRSTAVDYRAPARLDDVINVVSRIERIGRASVDFVQEAWRDGTLLATGSIRVGCVDRKVLRPAAIPAPVLAALRRGPGVSGGRMSTDND, encoded by the coding sequence ATGCGCCGCATGAATATGTCGACCAGCCAGCCCGGCGCGGAAATCGGCTACACATGGCCCATCCGTGTGTACTACGAAGACACCGACGCCGGCGGTATCGTGTTTTACGCGAATTACCTGAAGTTTTTCGAACGGGCCCGCACCGAATGGCTGCGCGCGTGCGGCGTCGACCAGAATCGCCTCGCTGAGGAAACCGGTGCAATTTTTATCGTCCGCAGCACGGCGGTCGACTATCGCGCGCCGGCGCGGCTCGACGACGTGATCAACGTGGTGAGCCGGATCGAGCGGATCGGCCGGGCCTCGGTCGATTTCGTTCAGGAAGCCTGGCGCGACGGCACGCTGCTTGCTACCGGTTCGATCCGGGTCGGTTGCGTCGATCGCAAGGTGCTGCGGCCGGCCGCGATTCCCGCGCCGGTTCTGGCCGCTTTGCGCCGTGGGCCGGGCGTGAGCGGCGGCCGCATGTCAACGGACAACGACTGA
- the ydfG gene encoding bifunctional NADP-dependent 3-hydroxy acid dehydrogenase/3-hydroxypropionate dehydrogenase YdfG has translation MIVFVTGASAGFGAAIARAFVKGGHRVVATARRKDRLQELADELGDALLPYELDVRDRAAVEAVPGSLPAEFAAIDVLVNNAGLALGVEPAQKASLDAWHTMIETNCTGLVQVTHALLPGMVERNRGHVFNLGSAAGNWPYAGGNVYGATKAFVRQFSLNLRADLAGTALRVTDIEPGLCGGTEFSNVRFRGDDDKAAKMYENVQPLTPEDIADSIYWIATRPAHVNINTIELMPVAQSFSALSVHRG, from the coding sequence ATGATCGTCTTCGTCACCGGAGCATCCGCGGGATTCGGCGCCGCCATCGCTCGCGCTTTCGTCAAGGGCGGCCATCGGGTCGTCGCCACCGCGCGCCGCAAGGACCGCCTGCAGGAGCTGGCCGACGAACTCGGCGACGCTCTCCTGCCCTACGAACTCGACGTGCGCGACCGCGCCGCCGTCGAAGCCGTACCAGGCTCGTTGCCGGCCGAATTCGCCGCGATCGACGTGCTGGTCAACAACGCCGGCCTGGCGCTCGGCGTCGAGCCGGCGCAGAAAGCCAGCCTTGACGCATGGCACACCATGATCGAGACCAATTGCACGGGTCTCGTGCAGGTCACGCACGCGCTGCTGCCCGGCATGGTGGAGCGCAATCGCGGCCACGTCTTCAATCTCGGTTCGGCGGCCGGCAACTGGCCATACGCAGGCGGCAACGTGTACGGCGCCACCAAGGCCTTCGTGCGTCAGTTCAGCCTGAACCTGCGCGCGGATCTCGCCGGCACCGCATTGCGCGTGACCGACATCGAACCCGGTCTGTGCGGCGGCACCGAATTTTCGAACGTGCGTTTCCGCGGCGACGACGACAAGGCCGCGAAGATGTACGAAAACGTCCAGCCGCTGACGCCCGAAGACATCGCCGATTCGATCTACTGGATCGCGACGCGGCCGGCCCACGTCAACATCAACACGATCGAACTGATGCCGGTCGCGCAATCGTTCTCGGCTTTGAGCGTGCATCGCGGCTGA
- the glyA gene encoding serine hydroxymethyltransferase, giving the protein MFDRAQSTIANVDPELWKVIEQENRRQEEHIELIASENYTSPAVMAAQGSQLTNKYAEGYPGKRYYGGCEYVDVAEQLAIDRVKELFGAEAANVQPNSGSQANQGVFFAMLKPGDTIMGMSLAHGGHLTHGSPVNMSGKWFNVVSYGLNEAEDIDYDAAEKLAQEHKPKLIVAGASAFALRIDFERLSKIAKSVGAYFMVDMAHYAGLVAAGVYPNPVPFADFVTTTTHKSLRGPRGGVILMKAEFEKQINSAIFPGIQGGPLMHVIAGKAVAFKEALSPEFKVYQQQVVENARVLAETLVKRGLRIVSGRTESHVMLVDLRAKKITGKAAEAALGAAHITVNKNAIPNDPEKPFVTSGVRLGSPAMTTRGFGVKEAEQVGNLIADVLDNPEDAATIERVRGQVAELTQRFPVYR; this is encoded by the coding sequence ATGTTTGACAGAGCCCAAAGCACCATCGCCAACGTCGATCCTGAACTCTGGAAAGTGATCGAGCAGGAAAACCGCCGTCAGGAAGAGCATATCGAACTGATCGCGTCGGAAAACTACACGAGCCCGGCCGTGATGGCCGCCCAAGGCTCGCAACTCACCAATAAATACGCCGAAGGCTATCCGGGCAAGCGCTATTACGGCGGCTGCGAGTACGTGGACGTCGCGGAGCAGCTCGCGATCGACCGCGTGAAGGAACTGTTCGGCGCCGAAGCGGCCAACGTGCAGCCGAACTCCGGTTCGCAGGCAAACCAGGGCGTGTTTTTCGCCATGCTCAAGCCGGGCGACACGATCATGGGCATGAGCCTCGCACATGGCGGCCACCTGACGCACGGTTCGCCGGTCAACATGTCGGGCAAGTGGTTCAACGTGGTGAGCTACGGGCTGAACGAAGCGGAAGACATCGACTACGACGCCGCCGAGAAGCTCGCGCAGGAACACAAGCCGAAGCTGATCGTCGCTGGCGCGTCGGCATTCGCGCTGCGCATCGACTTCGAACGCCTGTCGAAGATCGCCAAGTCGGTCGGCGCGTACTTTATGGTCGACATGGCGCACTACGCCGGTCTGGTTGCCGCGGGCGTGTACCCGAACCCGGTGCCGTTCGCCGATTTCGTCACCACCACCACGCACAAGAGCCTGCGCGGCCCGCGCGGCGGTGTGATCCTGATGAAGGCCGAGTTCGAGAAGCAGATCAACTCGGCGATCTTCCCGGGCATTCAGGGTGGTCCGCTGATGCACGTGATCGCCGGCAAGGCCGTTGCGTTCAAGGAAGCGCTGTCGCCGGAGTTCAAAGTTTATCAGCAGCAGGTGGTCGAGAACGCGCGCGTGCTGGCCGAGACGCTGGTCAAGCGTGGTCTGCGGATCGTGTCGGGTCGTACCGAAAGCCACGTGATGCTGGTCGATCTGCGTGCGAAGAAAATCACCGGCAAGGCTGCTGAAGCCGCGCTGGGCGCCGCGCACATCACCGTCAACAAGAACGCGATCCCGAACGATCCGGAAAAGCCGTTCGTGACGAGCGGCGTGCGTCTCGGTTCGCCGGCCATGACCACGCGCGGCTTTGGCGTCAAGGAAGCGGAACAGGTGGGTAACCTGATCGCCGACGTGCTGGACAACCCGGAAGACGCGGCCACGATCGAACGTGTGCGCGGCCAGGTCGCCGAGCTGACCCAGCGTTTCCCGGTTTACCGCTAA
- the nrdR gene encoding transcriptional regulator NrdR: protein MHCPFCRHADTQVVDSRVSEDGATIRRRRRCPACDKRFTTYERVELALPSVVKKDGSRTEFDRRKIVASMQLALRKRPVAADAIDAAVARIEYQLLGSGEREVRSERLGELVMNELRALDTIAYVRFASVYRRFEDVSEFEDVIEEFRRASSPPKPTRKR, encoded by the coding sequence ATGCACTGCCCTTTTTGCCGTCACGCCGATACGCAGGTTGTCGACTCGCGCGTATCCGAAGACGGCGCGACGATTCGCCGGCGCCGTCGCTGCCCGGCCTGCGACAAACGTTTTACGACGTATGAGCGGGTCGAGCTGGCGTTGCCGTCGGTCGTCAAGAAGGATGGCAGTCGCACCGAATTCGATCGCCGCAAGATCGTCGCGAGCATGCAACTGGCGCTGCGCAAGCGCCCGGTTGCGGCGGACGCGATCGACGCGGCGGTCGCCCGCATCGAGTATCAACTGCTCGGTAGCGGTGAGCGCGAGGTGCGTAGCGAGCGTCTCGGCGAACTCGTCATGAACGAGTTGCGCGCGCTCGATACGATTGCCTACGTTCGTTTTGCCTCTGTTTATCGGCGCTTTGAAGACGTCTCCGAGTTCGAAGACGTGATCGAAGAGTTTCGCCGCGCGTCTTCTCCTCCCAAGCCTACCCGTAAGCGCTGA
- a CDS encoding GspH/FimT family pseudopilin: MNQYAVRRPTCAGVTLVETLAVIALLAVVATLTVPSFLAWHVRDQVDARAKALASTLAYARSEALRRGMRVTVCRIDAARRCLAAGQPCANGVVDWSCGWAVMAERSGTFSLLRAHPPLSAVSIGGTQTNLTFTPPAGQLIGTFRSFDIAPRTPTSAMQGNAWHRCIHIAAGGRVRVVENACGAVS, translated from the coding sequence ATGAACCAATATGCTGTCCGTAGGCCGACGTGCGCGGGGGTGACGCTCGTCGAAACGCTGGCGGTGATTGCCCTGCTGGCGGTAGTCGCAACGCTGACGGTGCCGTCGTTCCTCGCGTGGCACGTGCGGGATCAGGTGGATGCGCGAGCGAAGGCGCTGGCGTCGACGCTCGCGTATGCGCGCAGCGAGGCATTGCGCCGAGGTATGCGCGTAACCGTTTGCCGGATCGATGCGGCGCGCCGCTGCCTTGCCGCCGGTCAGCCGTGCGCGAATGGTGTCGTCGACTGGTCCTGCGGCTGGGCGGTCATGGCGGAGCGAAGCGGCACGTTTTCGCTGCTGCGTGCGCATCCGCCACTCAGCGCGGTGAGCATCGGCGGTACACAGACGAATCTGACGTTCACGCCGCCGGCAGGGCAATTGATCGGCACGTTCCGCAGCTTCGATATCGCGCCGCGCACGCCGACGAGTGCAATGCAGGGCAACGCATGGCATCGGTGTATCCATATTGCCGCGGGCGGTCGCGTGCGCGTCGTGGAGAACGCTTGCGGAGCCGTGTCATGA
- a CDS encoding PilW family protein, which translates to MRRRLFLAPGHTLLEFVIAVALGLLVTAAAVSLYTAQRTAFDQASDATRIREAGLTALTLIGQQLQMAGFVPADVVRYDAPAPLFGCSGGRPTGADVSPGCESLPSRSDGVLIRYVGDNISTWASTAGQVTDCLGQAVTTSHAALGDRGVPVVNRYFARVSTSTGEPELYCEGNGKAGSAQPLVEGVERVRLRYWLADRADAIEASAVTAGQWSSVVAVDLCVLVRGAARAQHGRYVDCDGVSALVPDGRARQAFWRRVAIRNSVSGVSL; encoded by the coding sequence ATGAGGCGGCGGCTATTTCTCGCGCCGGGCCACACGCTGCTGGAGTTCGTGATCGCGGTTGCGCTGGGGCTGCTGGTCACGGCTGCTGCCGTTTCGCTTTACACGGCACAGCGCACCGCGTTCGATCAGGCCAGCGACGCAACGCGGATTCGCGAAGCCGGTTTGACCGCGCTGACGCTGATCGGTCAGCAACTGCAGATGGCTGGATTCGTGCCGGCGGACGTCGTGCGTTACGACGCGCCCGCGCCATTGTTCGGCTGTTCAGGCGGGCGGCCGACAGGTGCCGATGTCAGCCCGGGTTGCGAGTCGCTGCCGAGCCGCTCGGATGGTGTTCTGATTCGCTACGTGGGCGACAACATATCGACATGGGCATCCACGGCAGGGCAGGTCACCGACTGTCTCGGTCAAGCCGTGACGACCAGCCATGCCGCGCTCGGCGACCGTGGCGTACCGGTCGTGAACCGCTATTTCGCGCGGGTCAGTACCTCCACCGGAGAGCCGGAGCTCTATTGCGAGGGCAACGGCAAGGCGGGATCGGCACAGCCGCTGGTCGAGGGTGTCGAACGTGTGCGGCTCAGGTACTGGCTGGCGGATCGCGCGGACGCGATCGAGGCATCGGCGGTGACGGCGGGTCAATGGAGCAGCGTCGTCGCGGTGGATCTTTGCGTGCTGGTGCGGGGCGCGGCGCGTGCGCAGCATGGGCGATACGTCGATTGCGACGGCGTCAGCGCTCTCGTTCCCGATGGCCGCGCGCGGCAGGCCTTCTGGCGGCGAGTGGCGATACGCAATTCGGTGTCGGGGGTGTCGCTGTGA
- a CDS encoding type IV pilin protein, with protein sequence MTRTRRSAFTLLELVIVLAIAATLASFAVPSYRNHIARTHRIDAASALFRAAQFVEGVTSGEVSSLPAGMDQAPQSGTPVYRLRMLAANDTNGGYSLEATPVDSGPMYDDRCGIFTLDATGQRGNRSGSGGGSEPTPPIGECWNTS encoded by the coding sequence ATGACACGTACGCGTCGATCCGCATTCACGTTGCTGGAACTGGTGATCGTGCTGGCGATTGCCGCTACGCTGGCCTCGTTCGCCGTGCCGTCTTACCGCAATCACATTGCCCGCACGCATCGAATCGATGCCGCATCGGCGCTATTCCGGGCGGCGCAATTTGTCGAAGGCGTGACGAGCGGCGAGGTATCGAGCCTGCCAGCTGGGATGGATCAGGCACCGCAGTCCGGCACGCCGGTCTACCGCCTGCGCATGCTCGCGGCGAACGATACCAACGGCGGCTATTCTCTGGAAGCCACCCCGGTCGATTCCGGACCGATGTACGACGATCGCTGCGGCATCTTCACGCTGGACGCGACGGGACAGCGAGGCAATAGAAGCGGGAGTGGTGGCGGCAGCGAACCAACGCCGCCCATAGGCGAATGCTGGAACACAAGCTAA
- a CDS encoding DUF3318 domain-containing protein: MSQIHSDTAFRNKRHHAKDLSAPHLRALRKELLLVRADVERMELAQATIELRQAVTHFSWLKFLVPGFGGMRVGRGAKGGMLNAGTIGALLKEYPLISSIASMVLAKPLRATIAAGAKPALKWGSLALAGWEAFRIWQQMKRDSAANSNAGDEQNVNSN; encoded by the coding sequence ATGAGCCAGATCCACTCCGATACCGCTTTCCGTAACAAGCGCCATCACGCGAAAGATCTGAGCGCGCCGCATTTGCGGGCATTGCGCAAGGAATTGCTGCTGGTGCGCGCGGACGTCGAGCGGATGGAACTCGCTCAGGCGACCATCGAACTGCGGCAAGCGGTCACACACTTCAGCTGGCTCAAATTTCTTGTGCCGGGTTTTGGCGGCATGCGCGTCGGGCGCGGTGCGAAGGGCGGCATGCTGAACGCGGGGACCATCGGCGCGCTGCTCAAGGAATACCCGCTGATCAGTTCCATCGCTTCGATGGTCCTCGCGAAGCCATTGCGCGCGACGATCGCTGCCGGTGCAAAACCTGCGCTCAAGTGGGGCAGCCTTGCCCTCGCCGGGTGGGAAGCGTTTCGAATCTGGCAGCAGATGAAGCGGGATTCGGCGGCTAATTCGAATGCAGGCGATGAGCAGAACGTTAATTCGAATTGA
- a CDS encoding phage holin family protein has translation MTIETQSQRGEHSPLRRIFGSVFAILQTRLELIGIELAEEKDRLLAVLFLGLAAMMLATMALIALTALIAIAFWDTYRWQALAGITAVYAIAGLACALKARSGLRNAPMVFEATIAEFEKDRDVFRKP, from the coding sequence ATGACGATCGAAACACAATCGCAGCGCGGAGAACATAGCCCGTTGCGCCGCATTTTCGGCTCCGTGTTTGCCATCCTGCAGACGCGGCTGGAACTGATCGGCATTGAACTCGCCGAGGAAAAAGACCGTCTGCTCGCCGTGCTGTTTCTCGGCCTCGCCGCCATGATGCTCGCCACCATGGCGCTGATCGCGCTGACGGCGTTGATCGCGATCGCGTTCTGGGACACCTACCGTTGGCAGGCGCTCGCCGGCATTACCGCCGTCTATGCGATTGCGGGCCTCGCCTGTGCGCTGAAAGCGCGCAGCGGTTTGCGCAATGCGCCCATGGTGTTCGAAGCGACCATCGCCGAATTCGAAAAGGACCGCGACGTGTTTCGCAAACCGTGA
- a CDS encoding DUF883 family protein: MSEVNKERLMSDIKTVLADAEDLLKQAASATGERASELRETALTRLKQAKEKAADVQVVVVEKGKKAARATDDYVHEHPWASIGIAAGAGVLLGLLINRK; this comes from the coding sequence ATGTCGGAAGTCAACAAGGAGAGATTGATGTCGGATATCAAAACCGTCCTCGCGGACGCTGAAGATCTGCTGAAACAGGCCGCGAGCGCCACGGGCGAGCGCGCTTCGGAACTGCGTGAAACGGCGCTCACGCGCCTGAAGCAGGCCAAGGAAAAAGCGGCTGACGTGCAGGTCGTGGTGGTCGAGAAAGGCAAGAAGGCCGCTCGCGCTACCGACGACTACGTGCATGAGCATCCGTGGGCATCCATCGGCATCGCCGCGGGCGCGGGCGTGCTGCTGGGCTTGCTGATCAACCGCAAGTAA
- a CDS encoding peroxiredoxin: MSLRLGDIAPDFEQESSVGRIKFHDWLGDSWGVLFSHPADFTPVCTTELGLTAKLADEFDKRNVKTIALSVDSAESHKEWIKDINETQAANVGFPILADGDRKVAELYDMIHPNANETLTVRSLFVIDPKKKVRLIITYPASTGRNFDEVLRVIDSLQLTDNHSVATPGNWKQGDDVVIVPSLKDEEVIKQKFPKGYKALRPYLRMTPQPNK, translated from the coding sequence ATGAGTCTACGTCTTGGCGATATCGCACCGGATTTCGAGCAGGAGTCGAGTGTAGGTCGCATCAAGTTCCACGACTGGCTGGGCGATAGCTGGGGCGTGCTGTTCTCGCACCCGGCGGACTTCACGCCGGTCTGCACGACCGAACTCGGACTCACCGCCAAGCTGGCCGACGAATTCGACAAGCGCAACGTGAAGACCATCGCGTTGTCGGTCGACAGCGCCGAGTCGCACAAGGAATGGATCAAGGACATCAACGAGACGCAGGCCGCCAACGTCGGCTTTCCGATTCTCGCCGACGGCGATCGCAAAGTCGCCGAACTGTACGACATGATTCATCCGAACGCGAATGAGACGCTGACGGTGCGCTCGCTGTTCGTGATCGACCCGAAGAAGAAGGTGCGGCTGATCATCACGTATCCGGCGAGTACGGGCCGTAACTTCGACGAAGTGCTGCGCGTGATCGACTCGCTGCAGCTCACCGACAACCATTCGGTGGCGACGCCGGGCAACTGGAAGCAGGGTGATGACGTGGTGATCGTTCCGTCGCTGAAGGACGAGGAAGTCATCAAGCAGAAGTTCCCGAAGGGCTACAAGGCACTGCGTCCGTATCTGCGCATGACGCCGCAGCCGAACAAGTAA
- a CDS encoding acyl-CoA dehydrogenase, whose amino-acid sequence MAEAAQFHWEDPLLLDQQLTEDERMVRDAAAAYAQDKLQPRVLEAFRHEKTDIEIFREMGELGLLGPTIPEEYGGPGLNYVAYGLIAREVERVDSGYRSMMSVQSSLVMVPIHAFGSEAQKRKYLPKLASGEWIGCFGLTEPNHGSDPGSMVTRAKKVDGGYSLSGAKMWITNSPIADVFVVWAKLEENGKDAIRGFILEKGWKGLSAPTIHSKVGLRASITGEVVMDEVFVPEENRFPEVSGLRGPFTCLNSARYGIAWGALGAAEACWHTARQYVLDRKQFGRPLAANQLIQKKLADMQTEITLGLQGVLRLGRMKDEGTAAVEITSIMKRNSCGKALDIARLARDMLGGNGISDEFGIARHLVNLEVVNTYEGTHDIHALILGRAQTGIQAFF is encoded by the coding sequence ATGGCCGAGGCCGCGCAGTTTCACTGGGAAGATCCGCTGTTGCTCGATCAGCAGCTCACCGAAGACGAGCGCATGGTGCGCGACGCCGCCGCGGCCTACGCGCAGGACAAGCTGCAGCCGCGCGTGCTCGAAGCTTTCCGCCATGAGAAGACCGACATCGAGATCTTTCGCGAAATGGGCGAACTCGGGCTGCTCGGCCCGACCATTCCGGAGGAGTACGGCGGTCCTGGCCTGAACTACGTCGCCTATGGGCTGATTGCGCGCGAGGTCGAGCGCGTCGATTCCGGTTACCGCTCGATGATGTCCGTGCAGTCGTCGCTGGTGATGGTGCCGATCCACGCATTCGGCTCCGAGGCGCAGAAACGCAAATACCTGCCGAAGCTCGCGAGCGGCGAGTGGATCGGCTGCTTCGGCCTGACCGAACCGAACCACGGTTCGGACCCGGGCAGCATGGTGACGCGCGCGAAGAAGGTCGACGGCGGCTACTCGCTGTCGGGCGCAAAAATGTGGATCACCAATTCGCCGATCGCCGACGTGTTCGTCGTGTGGGCGAAGCTCGAGGAAAACGGCAAGGACGCGATTCGCGGCTTTATCCTCGAAAAAGGCTGGAAGGGGTTGTCGGCGCCGACCATTCACAGCAAGGTCGGCTTGCGCGCGTCGATCACCGGCGAAGTCGTGATGGACGAAGTGTTCGTGCCGGAAGAAAACCGCTTCCCTGAAGTCAGCGGGCTGCGCGGTCCGTTCACCTGCCTGAATTCAGCGCGCTACGGCATTGCGTGGGGCGCGCTCGGCGCGGCCGAAGCGTGCTGGCACACGGCGCGTCAGTATGTGCTCGATCGCAAGCAGTTCGGCCGGCCGCTTGCCGCCAACCAGCTGATTCAAAAGAAGCTTGCCGACATGCAAACGGAAATCACGCTCGGCCTGCAAGGCGTGCTGCGTCTTGGCCGCATGAAGGACGAAGGCACCGCGGCGGTCGAGATCACGTCGATCATGAAGCGCAATTCGTGCGGCAAGGCGCTGGACATCGCGCGGCTCGCGCGCGACATGCTGGGTGGCAACGGCATTTCGGACGAATTCGGCATCGCGCGGCATCTGGTGAATCTGGAAGTGGTGAATACCTATGAAGGCACGCACGATATTCACGCGCTGATTCTGGGGCGCGCGCAGACGGGGATTCAGGCGTTCTTTTGA